One genomic segment of Humidesulfovibrio mexicanus includes these proteins:
- a CDS encoding biotin carboxylase N-terminal domain-containing protein codes for MSREQHKVLIANRGEIAVRIMQACRDLGLGFVAVYTREDAASGHVSLARELGGEQALVRIHNYLDAGDILSAADASGATAIHPGYGFFSENYRFARRVEERSRPMVFIGPSWRVIRDLGDKINTKRLARRLGVPTVPGSDRAIYDEMEAETIAQQLFDYQERQGVAKPMVLVKASAGGGGMGIDEVHSMNRFRQTYRRIRNYSQRQFNDPGVLIEQRIFNYNHLEVQIVSARGGDNPVHFGTRNCSVQSPGRQKRIETAPGFAPESLAYSFDARKVMDDIVRHSLSIAREIKYDNVGTWEWIVTPKGEPFLMEVNTRIQVENGVSAAIARIKGQPGVNLIREQIRLGLGEPMGYTQQDVSFDGVGIEYRIIAEDTQNRFAPWTGRIEKIAWRDEPWLKLHTHVPQDRPYQIPTEYDPNLALAIVWGKDLEEAKARGAAFLDDFVLTGVDAQGLELKSNIAFLREKTQDLLEF; via the coding sequence GTGAGCAGGGAACAGCACAAAGTACTTATCGCAAACCGGGGCGAAATCGCCGTGCGCATCATGCAGGCGTGCCGCGACCTCGGACTTGGTTTCGTCGCCGTCTACACCCGGGAAGACGCAGCCTCCGGCCACGTGTCCCTCGCCAGGGAACTGGGCGGCGAACAGGCCCTGGTGCGCATCCACAACTATCTCGACGCGGGCGACATCCTCTCCGCTGCCGATGCCAGCGGCGCCACGGCAATCCATCCCGGCTACGGGTTCTTCTCGGAAAACTACCGCTTCGCACGCCGGGTCGAGGAACGCTCCCGCCCGATGGTGTTCATCGGCCCGTCCTGGCGCGTTATCCGCGACCTGGGCGACAAGATCAACACCAAGCGGCTGGCGAGACGCCTGGGTGTCCCCACTGTGCCGGGCAGCGACCGCGCCATCTACGACGAGATGGAGGCAGAGACCATCGCCCAGCAGCTCTTCGACTACCAGGAGCGGCAGGGGGTGGCCAAACCCATGGTGCTGGTCAAGGCCAGCGCGGGCGGCGGCGGCATGGGCATTGACGAAGTGCACAGCATGAACCGCTTCCGGCAGACCTACCGGCGCATTCGAAACTATTCCCAGCGCCAGTTCAACGACCCCGGCGTGCTCATCGAGCAGCGCATCTTCAATTACAACCACTTGGAAGTGCAAATCGTTTCCGCAAGAGGCGGGGACAACCCCGTGCACTTCGGTACGCGCAACTGCTCTGTGCAAAGCCCCGGCAGGCAGAAGCGCATCGAGACCGCACCAGGATTCGCCCCGGAAAGCCTCGCCTACAGCTTCGACGCCCGGAAGGTCATGGACGACATCGTGCGCCACTCCCTGTCCATCGCGCGCGAAATCAAGTACGACAACGTCGGCACCTGGGAATGGATCGTCACCCCCAAGGGCGAGCCCTTTCTCATGGAAGTCAACACGCGCATCCAGGTGGAGAACGGAGTTTCGGCCGCCATCGCCCGCATCAAAGGCCAGCCGGGCGTCAACCTGATCCGGGAGCAGATTCGCCTGGGACTTGGCGAGCCCATGGGCTACACCCAGCAGGACGTCAGCTTCGACGGCGTGGGCATCGAGTACCGCATCATCGCCGAGGACACGCAAAACCGCTTCGCCCCTTGGACCGGCCGCATAGAGAAGATCGCCTGGCGTGATGAGCCCTGGCTCAAGCTGCACACCCATGTGCCCCAGGACCGCCCCTATCAGATCCCCACCGAGTACGACCCCAACTTGGCTCTCGCCATCGTTTGGGGCAAGGATCTCGAAGAGGCCAAGGCGCGCGGCGCCGCCTTCCTGGATGATTTCGTGCTGACCGGCGTGGACGCCCAAGGCCTGGAGCTCAAGTCGAATATCGCCTTCCTGCGCGAGAAAACACAGGATCTGCTGGAATTTTAA
- a CDS encoding carboxyl transferase domain-containing protein, translating to MVIEKSLETLSQRVAYARDILGARVSERLESISQDIQTLSQKADNLDAEEAMDKATGLSARLSALEEELDKQLSPMDKVRIVRHPQRVCLKDILENVYDNYTEIGGRDEVSIDPGMLIARAYITRRVGKRVIHHPVMVVGQEKGHGQEFRNGGSIKPWGNAKALKYMKVAAQENIPIHAYVSTPGAYPVEDYPGAAQQIAENIYEMAGLDVPVVAIFSEGGSGGAEAIALADKRLMFSHGYYSVISPEGAAAIECKFHGETRATPELIEMCAKHQQITAQDNLRNGYIDAILQEPPLGARNEHFDFFKMLRSAVIRATDEVVVNVRSVSLLRRLAMRGSKRRQVGEDVIVRWELSPDDRELLVWRRYQKYRRMARHAYIDKRGILERLAAKHMEFLFSVYSTVRFEILKHYQKKIARVATDVTDEIHVVTSRMDRMTCRAMEVLGIPQWGSGEDESALTCLSEPTRDSSRVANSGYVSPKSLEDREFTCPHSAERGCLDIWARDLFGEFAGVCPNCGYHFPMEYQWYMANVFDRGSAREFNLSIAAGNPTNFPKFDERIQKAKQSTHLQSSCVTFNANIRGIRITCGMLVANFRGGTVGSAEGEKLIRALDLARKRHQPFLAYVHGTAGIRIQEGVNGLIQMPRVTMAVRRYIEEGGLYIVLYDTNSYAGPVASFLGCSPYQYAVRSSRIGFAGPGVIRDTTGMDIPPDYHSAYKALSRGHIQDIWDRRDVRANLHQAFLTMGGRNLYYR from the coding sequence ATGGTTATTGAAAAAAGCCTCGAAACTCTTTCCCAGCGCGTGGCCTATGCCCGCGACATTCTCGGCGCCCGCGTCAGCGAACGTCTGGAGTCCATCAGCCAGGACATCCAAACCTTGTCTCAAAAGGCCGACAACCTTGATGCAGAGGAGGCCATGGACAAGGCGACCGGGCTCTCGGCCCGGCTGAGCGCCCTTGAGGAGGAGCTGGACAAGCAGCTCAGCCCCATGGACAAGGTGCGCATTGTCCGGCACCCCCAACGCGTATGCCTCAAGGACATCCTGGAAAACGTGTACGACAACTACACCGAGATCGGCGGCCGCGACGAGGTCTCCATCGATCCGGGAATGCTCATCGCCCGCGCCTACATCACCCGGCGCGTGGGCAAGCGCGTCATCCACCATCCAGTGATGGTGGTGGGCCAGGAAAAAGGCCACGGGCAGGAGTTCCGCAACGGCGGGTCCATCAAGCCCTGGGGCAACGCCAAGGCCCTCAAGTACATGAAGGTCGCGGCGCAGGAGAACATCCCCATCCACGCCTACGTGTCCACCCCCGGCGCCTACCCGGTGGAGGACTACCCCGGCGCGGCCCAGCAGATCGCCGAAAACATATACGAAATGGCCGGGCTCGACGTGCCGGTTGTGGCGATCTTCTCCGAGGGCGGCTCCGGCGGGGCCGAGGCCATAGCCCTGGCGGACAAGCGCCTCATGTTCTCCCACGGCTATTACTCCGTCATCTCGCCCGAGGGCGCGGCGGCCATCGAGTGCAAGTTCCACGGCGAAACGCGCGCCACTCCCGAACTCATCGAAATGTGCGCCAAGCACCAGCAGATCACCGCCCAGGACAACCTCAGAAACGGGTACATTGACGCCATACTGCAGGAGCCGCCCCTTGGCGCGCGCAACGAGCACTTCGACTTCTTCAAAATGCTGCGTTCGGCCGTCATCCGCGCCACGGACGAGGTCGTGGTGAACGTGCGCAGCGTGAGCCTGCTCCGGCGGCTGGCCATGCGCGGCTCCAAGCGCAGGCAGGTGGGCGAGGATGTCATCGTGCGCTGGGAACTCTCCCCGGACGATCGCGAACTGTTGGTGTGGAGACGCTACCAAAAGTACCGCAGAATGGCGCGTCACGCCTACATCGACAAGCGAGGCATTCTGGAGCGCCTGGCGGCCAAGCACATGGAGTTCCTTTTTTCCGTCTATTCCACCGTGCGCTTTGAAATCCTCAAGCATTACCAAAAGAAAATCGCCCGCGTGGCCACGGATGTCACCGACGAGATCCACGTGGTGACCAGCCGCATGGACCGCATGACCTGCCGCGCCATGGAGGTGCTCGGAATTCCGCAGTGGGGGAGCGGCGAAGACGAAAGCGCCCTCACCTGCCTTTCCGAGCCCACCCGGGACAGTTCCCGCGTAGCCAACTCCGGCTATGTGAGCCCGAAGTCGCTGGAAGACCGCGAGTTCACCTGCCCCCACTCCGCGGAACGCGGCTGCCTGGACATATGGGCCCGCGACCTGTTCGGCGAATTCGCCGGTGTGTGTCCCAACTGCGGCTACCACTTTCCCATGGAATACCAGTGGTACATGGCCAACGTCTTCGATCGGGGCAGCGCGCGCGAATTCAACCTCTCCATCGCCGCAGGCAACCCGACAAATTTCCCCAAATTCGACGAGCGCATCCAGAAGGCCAAACAGAGCACCCACCTGCAGTCCTCCTGCGTCACCTTCAACGCCAACATCCGGGGCATACGCATCACCTGCGGAATGCTCGTGGCCAATTTCCGCGGGGGAACCGTGGGCAGCGCGGAAGGCGAAAAGCTCATCCGCGCCCTGGACCTGGCGAGAAAACGCCACCAGCCGTTCCTGGCCTATGTGCACGGCACGGCCGGCATCCGCATCCAGGAAGGCGTCAACGGCCTCATCCAGATGCCGCGCGTGACTATGGCCGTGCGCCGCTACATCGAGGAAGGCGGGCTGTACATCGTGCTCTACGACACCAACTCCTACGCCGGACCGGTGGCCAGCTTCCTCGGCTGCTCCCCCTACCAGTACGCGGTGCGCAGCTCGCGCATCGGCTTCGCCGGACCCGGCGTCATACGCGACACCACCGGCATGGACATCCCCCCCGACTACCACAGCGCCTACAAGGCGCTTTCGCGCGGGCACATTCAGGACATCTGGGACCGCCGCGACGTGCGCGCCAACCTGCATCAGGCCTTCCTGACCATGGGCGGACGCAACCTCTACTACCGCTAA